From Ndongobacter massiliensis:
CCGGTCAGATCAGGAATGGGATGGGTGATGTCATCTTCCGGCATCGAAAGAATTGGCAACTGCGTAATGGAGCCGGGTTTGCCTTTAATGCGCCCTGCACGCTCATAAATCTGCGATAAATCGGTGTAGAGATATCCGGGGTACCCTCGCCGACTCGGCACTTCCTTGCGCGCGGAAGACACTTCGCGCAGCGCTTCCGCGTAATTCGTCATGTCGGTCAAAATGACCAGCACATGCATATCCAGGTCGAACGCCAGGTACTCCGCCGCCGTCAAGGCGATACGCGGCGTCGCGATGCGCTCAATGGTGGGATCGCTCGCCAAATTGATGAATAGCGTGGCGCGGTTGATCGCCCCGGATTCCGTAAAATCTTTGATGAAGAATTGTGCCTCTTCAAAGGTAATGCCCATGGCGCCGAAAACCACAGCAAACTTTTCATCTTTGCCGCGCACGCGCGCCTGCCGCGCGATCTGCGCCGCCAGCCGGTTGTGCGGCAGGCCATTTCCGGAGAAAATCGGCAGCTTCTGCCCGCGCACCAAGGTGTTCAATCCGTCGATGGCGGAGATGCCGGTTTGAATAAATTCGGACGGATATTGGCGTGCGTAGGGATTGATCGGCGAACCGTTGATATCGCGCTTCTCCTCGGCGATAATACGCGGACCCCCGTCAATGGGATTGCCCATGCCGTCGAAAATACGACCGATCATGTCGCGCGATACGCCCAATTCCTGCGAATGGCCCAAAAATCGGACGCTGGAATTGCGAATGTTGATGCCCTCGGATCCCTCAAACAGCTGAATCAATGTCGCTTTTTCGCCGACTTCCAAGACCTTGCCGCGCCGGCGCCGCCCATCCTGCATCTGCACTTCGACCAGTTCTTCGTACTTGACATTCTCCGCACCGGCGACGACGAGAATCGGGCCCACGACTTCCTGAATCGTGCGATACTCTTTAATCATGCGTGACCTCCCTCTCCTGCTCCATCGCGCGGAATTCCTCTTCCATTTCTGTCTCAATGGCACGAATGGTTTCCACTTTTTCTTCCGGCACCAGACGCATCCGCACAATTTTGCGGCGTATGTTCATGCGTTCGATTTCTTCCAAATATACGCCTTTATCCAGGGCTTCATTGGCACGCACATGAAAGTGCAA
This genomic window contains:
- a CDS encoding V-type ATP synthase subunit B; the protein is MIKEYRTIQEVVGPILVVAGAENVKYEELVEVQMQDGRRRRGKVLEVGEKATLIQLFEGSEGINIRNSSVRFLGHSQELGVSRDMIGRIFDGMGNPIDGGPRIIAEEKRDINGSPINPYARQYPSEFIQTGISAIDGLNTLVRGQKLPIFSGNGLPHNRLAAQIARQARVRGKDEKFAVVFGAMGITFEEAQFFIKDFTESGAINRATLFINLASDPTIERIATPRIALTAAEYLAFDLDMHVLVILTDMTNYAEALREVSSARKEVPSRRGYPGYLYTDLSQIYERAGRIKGKPGSITQLPILSMPEDDITHPIPDLTGYITEGQIILGRGLYNRGINPPIDILPSLSRLKDKGIGEGKTREDHAATMNQIYAAVARGRQAKELSAILGESALTDADLAFARFSEAFDERYVNQGFTTDRSIEETLDLGWELLKILPREELKRIKDAMIERYLGPEEKAASGEEIGAEG